In the genome of Desulfovulcanus ferrireducens, the window AAGGGTTTTCCATGGCAGAATTCTTTCTTTGTCATATTGAATCGTTGGGGAACTATTTTCTCTCTTGGCCTTGAAATTGTAAAGGACATTTAGAGGAAAGCGTAAGCAGTCTGAAATACGGGTGATAAAGACTTTTTGTAGTTTGAGTTTGGCTGACAGCTTGTTGATTTTGGGCCATAGCAGATCTAGGGTTATTAAAAATTTGGCTTGTGAATCGTTAAAGTGGTGTAACAATTCTTTTTCCATATATAATGGATTGGTCATGACTACCACTCCACCGGCCTTGAGCACGCCCCAATAAGTAATTATACATTGGGGTGTGTTGGGTAGCATGATGGCCACCCTGTCTCCCGGATTTAGGCCGTGAGCGCGTAGATTGGCGGCAACTCTTTCAGTTAATTTCTTTAGTTTGGCATAAGTTATTTTCCAGTTGTTAAAGACAATAGCCGGTCTTTGTGGGTATTTCTGAGCTGAGCGGTCCAAATATTCGTAAATGGGGATTTGTTCGTAATGCAGATTATGACTTACTTCTTTATCATAGCTTTTAAGCCAGGGTCTTTTGATTTCATTTTCAATCATATCTACTCCACCTTTTTACATCCTCGCACCCTTGGGCAACCTTGGAAGATTTTAAAAAGTTACAAACTCGAAAGGCCTAATTCCTTCGTTGACCAGAGAATGCTTCGGAGTTATAGATATTTTTTTATGTGACCTGGGATGGGATAAAAAACTATTTAAAGACAACTTTTCTATAGTAATCATCCATAGCTTGGAAGGGACTGCTTTTAGGGAATTAAGAGCTATTAATCAACATGGTTTTTTTGGTTTTTTAGTCTTGCCAGGTTTACTTTTTGAAAAAAGAATTTATTGTTTTCTGACTGTGGAAAATTGAGGAGGTTTCGAATGAACAAAAAGGTGTTTAAGCTGGGGATTGTTTTGCTTTCAATATGTTGGTTTACCCTTTCCTGGGCAGCCCTGCCGGACTTTACTGAACTAGCGGCCAAGGCTGGAAAAGCAGTGGTCAATATAGGGACAGTCAAAGTTGTCAAAAGGCCGGACGTTAGAGATTTTTTTAAAGGATTGCCCAGACAGGGGCATCCTTTTGAAGAGTTTTTTGACCAGTTTGAACGGTTTTTTGGCAGACAATTTAAGCGACCCCAAAAACAACGTTCTTTGGGTTCCGGGTTCATCATTTCCAAGGATGGATATATAGTTACTAACAATCATGTTATTGATGGGGCGGATGAGATAAAGGTTAAATTTCAGGACGAATATGGCGAGAAGACCTATGATGCTAAGATAATAGGTACGGATCCTGAAACAGATCTCGCCTTGTTAAAGATCGAAGCGGATATTGAGTTGCCTACATTAAAATTTGGTGATTCTGATAAAATAAAGGTAGGCCAGTGGGTGGTCGCTATTGGTAATCCTTTTGGGCTGGACCATACTGTCACAGCAGGAATTGTTAGTGCCAAAGGTAGAATAATCGGGGCTGGGCCGTATGACAATTTTATTCAAACCGATGCTTCCATTAATCCGGGTAACAGTGGGGGGCCATTGCTGGACCTTAACGGTGAAGTAATTGGTATCAATACTGCCATTATTGCTTCTGGCCAGGGAATAGGTTTTGCCATCCCGAGCAACCTGGCAAAAAACGTTATTGAACAGTTAAAAAAACATAAGAAAGTTAAAAGAGGATGGCTAGGAGTAAGTATTCAGAACCTGGATGAAAATACAGCTAAAGCTTTAGGGCTTGAAACTCCCAAAGGAGCTTTAGTCGCATCTGTAACACCGGGTGATCCGGCAGATAAGGCCGGGATTAAAGCTGGTGATGTAATTATCGCAGTGGAAGGGCAGGTAGTTGAAAATGCTTCTGATTTGACACGAAGAATCGGTGAACTTTTACCTGGGGCTAAAATTAAGATAACCATTTGGAGAAAAGGCAAAGTCAAAGATTTA includes:
- a CDS encoding DegQ family serine endoprotease; amino-acid sequence: MNKKVFKLGIVLLSICWFTLSWAALPDFTELAAKAGKAVVNIGTVKVVKRPDVRDFFKGLPRQGHPFEEFFDQFERFFGRQFKRPQKQRSLGSGFIISKDGYIVTNNHVIDGADEIKVKFQDEYGEKTYDAKIIGTDPETDLALLKIEADIELPTLKFGDSDKIKVGQWVVAIGNPFGLDHTVTAGIVSAKGRIIGAGPYDNFIQTDASINPGNSGGPLLDLNGEVIGINTAIIASGQGIGFAIPSNLAKNVIEQLKKHKKVKRGWLGVSIQNLDENTAKALGLETPKGALVASVTPGDPADKAGIKAGDVIIAVEGQVVENASDLTRRIGELLPGAKIKITIWRKGKVKDLYVTLGERSIHKLAKNGSPEPEVEESVLGLSLRSVRPEEAKALGLDKVQGLLVTGVQDGSKADLSGVRAGDVILEVNGQEVHSIQEFKRIFETDAKKKKVLMLLIKRDGQNLFRIISLED